Proteins encoded by one window of Kribbella italica:
- a CDS encoding BTAD domain-containing putative transcriptional regulator has product MDSLRYEILGPLRVVQLSNQQLRASKPRQLLATLLLHPNRFVSTDLIADALWETSPPRSATANIRTYVRALRGALQDAGLPAPIDTSAAGYSIEVGVDELDSSMFESLLAEGGHLRDAGDTRQALQVLSRAYDLWRGHPLADLGISSAWEGSIARLEAQHRGLVDSLLDLRLEYGDPGGAAVLLSDRLTEDPYDEQLWRRLIDTLVAAGRTSEARAAYSKAVRTLADELGVEPGQELEAAGGRAQNGHTANWPDPGIPAVRTPKPASTEPPGPMSAPALTDPQRPPSQLPLDLADFSGRAEYLDQLRDLVCGRDPVRPPIAVISGAPGTGKSSLAVRLGHLVRDSFPDGQIYLDMRGATDPRDPAGALTDLLLSLNLPDFAVPADPDRRSAMLRSELASRRVLIILDDVASASQVAPLMPGTGASAVVVTSRNRLMDLAGADPMPLDTFDDREATELLLRVAGAGRIDRGSPAAEEILLACGNLPLAIRIVASRLAQRPDLSASELARRLRDETHRLDELTIGELAVRTSADLSYDSLSAEEARLYRLIGHFAVGEFSARVLEPVASPAVVRRSLDRLIEVNLVQISSIDPTGKARYRVHDLLRLHAIGVGDETQKADALKDLATLLDALLAKVRRAAAALPFGYFGNLDYEGPLLSPDPQPFTDTDAIAWFDSERSSFVPAIRAAAQNGLHEHAWRLAAAWGPYLDMRAGFDDWNESHQPGLASAIACGDRRGAAILHRNLGQLALYQDDWEPAWHHLTTSAELFAEVGDRFGDGIAAVGVGTWLRERGRPDEGLTHYENAVRAFVEVGDANGEAVARSAAASIWLARDDTVTAGRYLAEAFLLGVRRGDRHREAKVRRRIATLRSHQGRPEQAVRQLQASLAIFTKIGDDHCAAYARADLGKALVAVGEDAAARKMLLDAIEIGHRLGDRSVEGEAAYQLGRLHATTGNSDFARRYLNRAVRAWQQIGNDARVAEAQQVVKNLNVRMLYAGAEG; this is encoded by the coding sequence GTGGACAGTCTGAGGTACGAGATCCTCGGACCCCTGCGTGTCGTGCAGCTCTCCAACCAGCAGTTACGCGCCAGTAAGCCCCGCCAGCTGCTCGCCACGCTCCTGCTCCACCCGAATCGTTTCGTCTCCACCGACCTGATCGCCGACGCGCTCTGGGAGACCTCCCCGCCACGCTCCGCGACCGCCAACATCCGCACGTACGTGCGCGCACTCAGAGGCGCTCTCCAGGACGCCGGCCTGCCCGCGCCGATCGACACCTCGGCCGCCGGCTACAGCATCGAGGTCGGCGTCGACGAGCTGGACTCCAGCATGTTCGAGTCGCTGTTGGCCGAGGGCGGCCACCTGCGCGACGCCGGTGACACCCGCCAAGCGCTGCAGGTGCTGTCCCGCGCCTACGACCTCTGGCGCGGCCACCCACTGGCCGACCTGGGCATCTCCTCCGCCTGGGAGGGCTCGATCGCCCGTCTGGAAGCGCAGCACCGCGGTCTGGTCGACAGCCTGCTCGACCTGCGTCTCGAGTACGGCGACCCGGGCGGCGCCGCCGTACTGCTCAGCGACCGACTCACCGAGGACCCGTACGACGAACAGCTCTGGCGTCGGCTCATCGACACCCTGGTGGCGGCCGGCCGGACCAGCGAGGCGCGAGCGGCGTACTCGAAGGCGGTCCGCACGCTGGCAGACGAGCTGGGCGTCGAGCCGGGCCAGGAACTCGAGGCGGCCGGTGGTCGCGCCCAGAACGGCCACACCGCGAACTGGCCCGACCCAGGCATCCCAGCAGTCCGTACGCCGAAGCCGGCGTCCACCGAGCCGCCCGGTCCGATGTCGGCGCCGGCTCTGACCGACCCGCAACGGCCGCCGTCCCAGCTGCCACTGGACCTCGCCGACTTCAGCGGCCGCGCCGAGTACCTGGACCAGCTGCGCGACCTGGTCTGCGGACGCGATCCGGTCCGGCCGCCGATCGCGGTGATCTCCGGAGCGCCCGGCACCGGCAAGAGCTCGCTGGCGGTGCGCCTGGGCCATCTGGTCAGGGATTCCTTCCCGGACGGGCAGATCTACCTGGACATGCGCGGCGCCACCGACCCCCGCGATCCGGCCGGTGCGCTGACCGACCTGCTGCTCAGCCTGAACCTGCCGGACTTCGCCGTACCGGCCGACCCGGACCGGCGGTCCGCGATGCTGCGCTCCGAGCTGGCCAGCCGCCGGGTGCTGATCATCCTGGACGACGTGGCCTCGGCCAGCCAGGTCGCTCCGCTGATGCCTGGCACCGGGGCGTCCGCTGTCGTCGTGACCAGCCGGAACCGGCTGATGGACCTGGCTGGTGCCGACCCGATGCCGCTGGATACCTTCGACGACCGGGAGGCCACCGAGCTGCTCCTGCGCGTCGCGGGTGCCGGACGGATCGACCGAGGCTCACCGGCGGCCGAGGAGATCCTGCTGGCCTGCGGGAATCTGCCGCTGGCGATCCGGATCGTGGCGAGCCGTCTGGCCCAGCGGCCCGACCTGAGTGCGAGCGAGCTGGCCCGGCGCCTTCGCGACGAGACGCACCGGTTGGACGAGCTGACCATCGGCGAGCTGGCCGTCCGGACGAGTGCGGACCTCAGCTACGACTCGCTCAGCGCGGAGGAGGCCCGGCTCTACCGGCTGATCGGCCACTTCGCGGTGGGGGAGTTCTCTGCCCGGGTGCTGGAGCCGGTGGCCAGTCCGGCCGTCGTACGGCGGAGTCTGGACCGGCTGATCGAGGTCAACCTGGTGCAGATCAGTTCCATCGACCCCACTGGCAAGGCGCGCTACCGGGTGCACGACCTGCTGCGGTTGCACGCGATCGGGGTCGGCGACGAGACCCAGAAGGCCGACGCGCTGAAGGACCTGGCCACACTGCTCGATGCCCTGCTGGCCAAGGTACGACGGGCTGCGGCGGCTCTGCCGTTCGGCTACTTCGGCAACCTCGACTACGAGGGTCCGTTGCTGTCACCGGACCCGCAGCCGTTCACCGACACGGATGCGATCGCCTGGTTCGACAGTGAGCGCAGCAGCTTCGTACCGGCCATCCGGGCCGCCGCCCAGAACGGCCTGCACGAGCACGCCTGGCGGCTGGCCGCCGCCTGGGGTCCGTACCTCGACATGCGCGCGGGCTTCGACGACTGGAACGAGTCGCACCAGCCCGGTCTCGCCAGCGCGATCGCCTGCGGCGACCGCCGGGGTGCCGCGATCCTGCACCGCAACCTCGGCCAGCTAGCGCTATACCAGGACGACTGGGAGCCGGCCTGGCACCACCTGACCACCTCGGCCGAGTTGTTCGCCGAGGTCGGGGACCGGTTCGGTGACGGCATCGCTGCCGTCGGCGTCGGGACGTGGCTGCGCGAGCGCGGCCGGCCGGACGAGGGGCTGACCCACTACGAGAACGCCGTCCGGGCGTTCGTCGAGGTCGGCGACGCCAACGGCGAGGCGGTGGCCCGCAGCGCGGCCGCGTCGATCTGGCTGGCCCGCGACGACACGGTGACCGCCGGGCGCTACCTGGCCGAGGCGTTCCTGCTCGGCGTACGCCGTGGCGACCGGCACCGGGAGGCCAAGGTCCGACGGCGGATCGCCACCCTGCGGTCTCACCAGGGCCGGCCGGAGCAGGCGGTCCGCCAGCTGCAGGCGTCGCTGGCGATCTTCACCAAGATCGGTGACGACCACTGCGCGGCGTACGCGCGGGCCGATCTCGGGAAGGCGCTGGTCGCGGTCGGTGAGGACGCGGCGGCCCGCAAGATGCTGCTCGACGCGATCGAGATCGGCCACCGGCTCGGCGACCGTAGCGTCGAGGGCGAGGCGGCGTACCAGCTCGGCCGGTTGCACGCGACCACCGGCAACAGCGACTTCGCCCGGCGATACCTGAACCGCG
- a CDS encoding LemA family protein → MTAVIIIVVALVVILAIALIVSYNRFVKQRNLIQESWRQIDVELHRRYDLIPNLVETVRAYAAHERHVFEEVARLRTQAVGAEGATPEQRAAAEGQLSGALRQMMISVEAYPQLQSNQNFLGLQRELTDTEDRIAAGRRFYNANVGDYNTRIEAFPSNLIAGSFKFEKAGYFEVKDESVRSVPQVSFGTIGSVAGEQAPPQMPQGQQNSGQIHPQMPGDQQGGYQQLPPQNQTQGQQYPSQPPAGGPPAGAPGPQDGQPPFTGS, encoded by the coding sequence ATGACCGCAGTCATCATCATCGTCGTGGCGCTCGTCGTGATCCTGGCGATCGCGCTGATCGTCTCGTACAACCGCTTCGTCAAGCAGCGGAACCTGATCCAGGAGTCCTGGCGGCAGATCGACGTCGAGCTGCACCGGCGCTACGACCTGATCCCGAACCTGGTCGAGACCGTGCGGGCGTACGCCGCGCACGAGCGGCACGTGTTCGAGGAGGTCGCGCGGCTGCGGACCCAGGCGGTCGGCGCCGAGGGTGCCACGCCGGAGCAGCGGGCCGCGGCCGAGGGCCAGCTGTCCGGTGCGCTGCGGCAGATGATGATCTCGGTCGAGGCCTACCCGCAGCTGCAGTCGAACCAGAACTTCCTCGGCCTGCAGCGCGAGCTGACCGACACCGAGGACCGGATCGCGGCCGGCCGCCGGTTCTACAACGCCAACGTCGGGGACTACAACACCCGGATCGAGGCGTTCCCGTCGAACCTGATCGCGGGCAGCTTCAAGTTCGAGAAGGCCGGCTACTTCGAGGTCAAGGACGAGAGCGTCCGGTCGGTGCCGCAGGTGTCGTTCGGCACGATCGGCTCGGTCGCCGGCGAGCAGGCGCCGCCGCAGATGCCGCAGGGCCAGCAGAACTCGGGCCAGATCCACCCGCAGATGCCGGGTGACCAGCAGGGCGGCTACCAGCAGCTCCCGCCCCAGAACCAGACCCAGGGGCAGCAGTACCCGAGCCAGCCGCCGGCCGGTGGCCCGCCCGCCGGAGCCCCCGGTCCGCAGGACGGCCAGCCGCCCTTCACCGGGTCCTGA
- the pyrE gene encoding orotate phosphoribosyltransferase: protein MSSDRDALLDQVKTKAVVHGKVTLASGKEADYYVDLRRVTLDAEAAPLIGPQLLELTADLEYDAVGGLTLGADPVALAMLHAAAAKGRKLDAFVVRKAEKAHGLQRRVEGPEVKGRRVLAVEDTSTTGGSVLTAVEALREAGAEVVAVVVIVDRATGAQQKVEAEGLEYRWLFGLDDLGLS from the coding sequence ATGAGCTCAGATCGCGATGCCCTGCTGGACCAGGTGAAGACCAAGGCCGTCGTGCACGGGAAGGTGACGCTGGCGTCGGGCAAGGAAGCCGACTACTACGTCGACCTGCGCCGGGTCACCCTGGACGCCGAGGCGGCGCCGCTGATCGGGCCGCAACTGCTCGAGCTGACCGCCGACCTGGAGTACGACGCGGTTGGCGGGCTGACGCTGGGCGCCGACCCGGTCGCGCTGGCGATGCTGCACGCGGCCGCGGCGAAGGGGCGCAAGCTCGACGCGTTCGTCGTCCGGAAGGCGGAGAAGGCGCACGGTCTGCAGCGCCGGGTCGAGGGGCCCGAGGTGAAGGGCCGCCGGGTGCTGGCGGTCGAGGACACGTCGACGACCGGCGGCTCGGTGCTGACCGCGGTCGAGGCGCTGCGCGAGGCCGGTGCCGAGGTGGTCGCGGTCGTCGTGATCGTGGACCGCGCGACCGGAGCGCAGCAGAAGGTCGAGGCCGAGGGCCTGGAGTACCGCTGGCTGTTCGGTCTGGACGACCTCGGCCTGAGCTGA
- a CDS encoding class E sortase: MGRGLVRGLGVLLLLAGVGLLGWVGWQYVGTGITSNRTMDQLEQDLRDRWQAPPAPAEKPETGTAITLLRIPKFGPDWEKPVVEGVGKDELSRGIGHYPQTALPGEPGNFAIAGHRVTHGSPFRKLLELTKGDQVIVETADAVYTYELDGSPKDLTVKPADTWVLDPVPGKPGASPTKPMLTLTTCQDLFHSPDRSVAFAHLVKTERKS; encoded by the coding sequence ATGGGTCGGGGGCTGGTCAGAGGGCTGGGCGTGCTGCTGTTGCTGGCCGGGGTCGGGCTGCTCGGCTGGGTCGGCTGGCAGTACGTCGGCACCGGGATCACCTCGAACCGCACGATGGACCAGCTCGAGCAGGACCTGCGCGACCGGTGGCAGGCGCCGCCGGCTCCGGCCGAGAAGCCGGAAACCGGTACGGCGATCACGCTGCTGCGGATCCCGAAGTTCGGGCCGGACTGGGAGAAGCCGGTGGTCGAGGGCGTCGGCAAGGACGAGCTGTCCCGCGGGATCGGGCACTACCCGCAGACCGCGCTGCCCGGCGAGCCGGGCAACTTCGCGATCGCCGGGCACCGGGTCACCCACGGTTCGCCGTTCCGCAAGCTGCTGGAGCTGACCAAGGGCGACCAGGTGATCGTCGAGACCGCGGACGCCGTCTACACCTACGAGCTGGACGGCTCCCCGAAGGACCTGACCGTGAAACCGGCCGACACCTGGGTCCTCGACCCGGTCCCCGGCAAGCCCGGCGCATCGCCCACCAAGCCGATGCTCACCCTCACCACCTGCCAGGACCTCTTCCACTCCCCGGACCGTTCGGTCGCCTTCGCGCACTTGGTGAAAACAGAGCGCAAGTCCTGA
- the tdh gene encoding L-threonine 3-dehydrogenase, giving the protein MKALVKAKNEPGLWLQDVPEPTIEADEVLIKVLRTGLCGTDLHIQNWDAWARKNVPVPMVTGHEFCGEVVEIGAGVRDVAVGDVVSGEGHLVCGRCRNCRAGRRHLCIKTRGLGVHVPGAFAEYVALPALNVWVHRDPVDLDVAAIFDPFGNAVHTALSFPVVGEDVLITGAGPIGIMAAAVALHAGARNVVITDLSDYRLDLARKLGVTRAVNVGEESIADAQRELGMREGFDVGMEMSGQPVALRDMLANMNHGGKIAMLGLPSDEIAIDWGTVVLNMLTIKGIYGREMFETWYSMSVMLERGLDLGPVITHRFGYADFELAFDTARHGQCGKVIMDWTTPTYEEKH; this is encoded by the coding sequence GTGAAGGCGCTGGTGAAGGCGAAGAACGAGCCGGGGCTCTGGCTGCAGGACGTTCCGGAGCCCACGATCGAGGCCGACGAGGTCCTGATCAAGGTCTTGCGGACCGGACTGTGCGGCACCGACCTGCACATCCAGAACTGGGACGCCTGGGCGCGGAAGAACGTGCCGGTCCCGATGGTCACCGGGCACGAGTTCTGCGGAGAGGTGGTCGAGATCGGCGCCGGCGTCCGCGACGTCGCGGTCGGTGACGTGGTCAGCGGCGAGGGCCACCTGGTCTGCGGCCGCTGCCGCAACTGCCGGGCCGGCCGCCGGCACCTGTGCATCAAGACCCGCGGCCTCGGCGTCCATGTCCCCGGTGCGTTCGCCGAGTACGTCGCGCTGCCGGCCCTGAACGTGTGGGTGCACCGTGACCCGGTCGACCTGGACGTGGCCGCGATCTTCGACCCGTTCGGCAACGCCGTCCACACGGCTCTGTCGTTCCCCGTGGTCGGCGAGGACGTGCTGATCACCGGCGCCGGGCCGATCGGGATCATGGCCGCGGCCGTCGCGCTGCACGCCGGCGCCCGGAACGTGGTGATCACCGACCTGTCCGACTACCGGCTCGACCTGGCCCGCAAGCTCGGGGTGACCCGGGCGGTCAACGTCGGCGAGGAGAGCATCGCCGACGCGCAGCGCGAGCTGGGGATGCGCGAGGGCTTCGACGTCGGGATGGAGATGTCCGGGCAGCCGGTCGCGCTGCGCGACATGCTGGCGAACATGAATCACGGCGGCAAGATCGCGATGCTCGGGCTGCCGTCGGACGAGATCGCGATCGACTGGGGCACGGTCGTGCTCAACATGCTGACCATCAAGGGCATCTACGGCCGGGAGATGTTCGAGACCTGGTACTCGATGTCGGTGATGCTCGAACGCGGCCTGGACCTCGGCCCGGTGATCACCCACCGGTTCGGGTACGCCGACTTCGAGCTCGCCTTCGACACCGCGCGGCACGGTCAGTGCGGCAAGGTGATCATGGACTGGACCACCCCGACGTACGAGGAGAAGCACTGA
- a CDS encoding glycine C-acetyltransferase produces MFGRMRDDLTTTIGEIRDAGLYKAERVISSPQNAAISVASGKEVLNFCANNYLGLADHPEVVAAARDALDRWGFGMASVRFICGTQEIHKDLEGALSNFLGTDDTILYSSCFDANGGLFETLLGAEDAVISDELNHASIIDGIRLSKAKRYRYKNRDMGDLEAQLKDAADARYRLIATDGVFSMDGYVAPLDEICDLAERYDALVMVDDSHAVGFVGADGAGTPSLFGVKDRVDVVTGTLGKALGGASGGYVSGRAEIVELLRQRSRPYLFSNSLAPSVTAASLKALELIGGSSDLRDKLAANTALFRSKMTAAGFDVLPGDHPISPVMIGNAAEAGRLADKLLELGIYVIGFSYPVVPHGKARIRTQLSAAHSTEDVENAVAAFVEARAALA; encoded by the coding sequence ATGTTCGGCCGGATGCGCGACGACCTGACGACCACCATCGGCGAGATCCGGGACGCCGGGCTCTACAAGGCGGAGCGGGTGATCAGCTCGCCGCAGAACGCCGCCATCTCCGTTGCTTCCGGCAAGGAAGTGCTGAACTTCTGCGCCAACAACTACCTCGGCCTGGCCGACCACCCCGAGGTCGTCGCCGCGGCGCGTGACGCGCTGGACCGGTGGGGCTTCGGGATGGCCTCGGTGCGTTTCATCTGCGGCACCCAGGAGATCCACAAGGACCTGGAAGGTGCCCTGAGCAACTTTCTCGGTACCGACGACACGATCCTCTACAGCTCCTGCTTCGACGCCAACGGCGGGCTGTTCGAGACGCTGCTCGGCGCCGAGGACGCGGTCATCTCCGACGAGCTCAACCACGCCAGCATCATCGACGGGATCCGGCTCTCGAAGGCCAAGCGCTACCGCTACAAGAACCGCGACATGGGCGACCTGGAGGCGCAGCTGAAGGACGCCGCCGACGCGCGGTACCGGCTGATCGCGACCGACGGCGTGTTCTCGATGGACGGGTACGTCGCCCCACTGGACGAGATCTGCGACCTGGCCGAGCGGTACGACGCGCTGGTGATGGTCGACGACTCGCACGCGGTCGGCTTCGTCGGCGCGGACGGCGCCGGTACGCCGTCGCTGTTCGGCGTGAAGGACCGTGTCGACGTCGTCACCGGCACGCTCGGCAAGGCCCTCGGCGGCGCCTCCGGCGGTTACGTCTCCGGCCGCGCCGAGATCGTCGAGCTGCTCCGCCAGCGCTCCCGCCCGTACCTGTTCTCGAACTCGCTGGCCCCGTCGGTGACGGCCGCCTCGCTGAAGGCGCTCGAACTGATCGGCGGCTCCAGCGACCTGCGCGACAAGCTCGCCGCCAACACCGCGCTGTTCCGGTCCAAGATGACCGCGGCGGGCTTCGACGTGCTGCCCGGTGACCACCCGATCTCGCCGGTCATGATCGGCAACGCCGCCGAGGCCGGCCGCCTGGCCGACAAGCTGCTCGAGCTCGGTATCTACGTGATCGGCTTCTCGTACCCGGTCGTCCCGCACGGCAAGGCCCGCATCCGCACCCAGCTGTCGGCCGCCCACTCCACCGAGGACGTCGAGAACGCCGTCGCCGCCTTCGTCGAGGCCCGGGCCGCGCTGGCCTAG